Proteins found in one Phoenicibacter congonensis genomic segment:
- a CDS encoding YhgE/Pip domain-containing protein has product MKNVFIIIKRDLMRLLKAPLALVVVAALIVLPSLYTWVNVYGFWNPYDNTRNLRVCFVNEDEGGISDLTGEINVGKMIDESLHDDNQLGWAFVSREEAMEEIRSGKAYAAFVVPNHFTKNLLSLFSSDFTKPNVQYYVNEKLGPISPKVTDTGSTKLDETINSMFVKTVSETVVEKLNGAFADANEALENKDSEIVKKIEAARNAVSNAESSLVELETSIDNAQMKVSSTKNDLNEVKRGIDEVESGLSKVQQSSKDVSDSLDSFTEEAFPAINTGLTDLSNASSKTNEAITNLSSDIQSSQVSVKTSLEQQKVQISQIQTLITQLQNTAKLLPEGDEKDAVLSCIEALKSKADDSQATVDELSQLSDDISADAKNISDASIQVNQMTQDTVKSTLSFNSTLLTTTLPALTKTLTDISTLSGKLSSSVGNQRSLVSQIEAVLDQVKNSFDSAKKAVGATRSSFDIFDNQLSTVQTDVSSFSMGAMLKKLTGVDGLDGSAIGEFISSPTVIEQKSIYELNAYGSAMAPLFMNLTFWIGGFMLLVILRQEVDDEGVENLTIKQRYISRWLLLCFFAILQAVVCVSGVLLLGVQTTSAFLFYLMGCFASVAYLSLMFMLSTTLQHIGKGLCVLLAFLQIPGATGLYPIEMTTPFFQGIYPFFPFTYGINGLRETICGLYGNTYAICAVVLLAIMAISVLIGLYLRPYLTNFNKLFAKEVQEGGLFVGEEIEIPTQRFRLSQLIGYLSNREEYRTGLMNRARKFVNRYSSFKKYVLAIGVIASIAIAVLFSRLPMESKPTVLTIWLVCLVVLMIVAVGVEHAHDSIERQLNLDGMSDEELRGLIGERNKVGKTTSEIFSGQKSGEGHKLFKDLNDKHQRDLEAQKTIGNVSTVKNGRHWSPGSKPNDDNEKKSNQN; this is encoded by the coding sequence ATGAAAAACGTTTTCATAATAATCAAGCGAGATTTGATGCGTCTATTAAAAGCACCGCTGGCGCTTGTAGTGGTCGCGGCATTGATAGTCCTTCCTTCTCTTTACACTTGGGTTAATGTTTATGGGTTTTGGAATCCATATGACAACACCAGAAATTTGCGAGTTTGTTTTGTAAACGAAGATGAAGGTGGCATAAGTGATCTCACTGGAGAGATTAACGTTGGAAAAATGATTGATGAGTCTCTCCATGATGACAATCAGCTGGGATGGGCTTTTGTTAGCCGAGAAGAGGCTATGGAAGAAATTAGGAGTGGCAAGGCCTATGCCGCTTTTGTTGTCCCGAATCATTTCACAAAAAATCTTCTGTCGCTCTTCTCTTCTGATTTTACGAAGCCGAATGTTCAGTATTATGTAAATGAAAAGTTGGGACCAATTTCTCCCAAAGTAACCGACACAGGTTCTACAAAGCTTGATGAAACAATCAATTCGATGTTCGTGAAGACAGTCAGTGAGACTGTTGTTGAGAAATTAAATGGTGCATTTGCTGATGCTAATGAGGCATTAGAGAACAAAGATTCTGAAATTGTAAAAAAAATAGAGGCTGCAAGAAATGCAGTTTCTAATGCAGAGAGTTCTCTTGTTGAGCTAGAAACTTCAATTGACAATGCTCAAATGAAAGTATCAAGCACTAAGAATGATTTGAATGAGGTTAAGCGGGGAATTGATGAGGTTGAGTCGGGTCTTTCGAAAGTTCAACAGAGCTCTAAAGATGTCTCTGATTCGCTCGACTCATTCACAGAAGAAGCGTTTCCTGCCATTAACACTGGCCTCACTGATTTGTCTAATGCCTCGAGCAAAACAAACGAAGCAATCACTAATCTTTCTTCCGACATTCAAAGCTCACAAGTGAGTGTAAAAACCTCGTTAGAGCAACAAAAAGTTCAAATATCTCAAATCCAGACACTAATTACTCAGTTGCAAAATACGGCAAAACTCTTGCCAGAAGGAGATGAAAAAGATGCTGTTTTGTCGTGCATAGAAGCGCTCAAATCTAAAGCTGATGATTCACAAGCTACTGTTGACGAGCTTTCGCAATTGTCTGATGACATTTCAGCAGATGCGAAAAACATATCCGATGCCTCTATCCAAGTAAATCAGATGACGCAAGACACCGTTAAATCCACCCTCTCATTTAATTCGACTCTGTTGACGACAACGTTACCCGCGCTAACCAAAACCCTGACTGACATCTCGACATTGTCAGGCAAATTGTCTTCTTCTGTTGGAAATCAGCGTTCGCTAGTGTCTCAGATTGAGGCTGTCCTTGATCAAGTCAAAAACAGTTTTGATTCGGCCAAGAAGGCAGTGGGGGCGACGAGGAGCAGTTTTGACATTTTTGATAATCAGCTTTCAACAGTACAAACTGATGTGAGTTCGTTCTCTATGGGAGCTATGTTGAAAAAGTTGACAGGCGTTGATGGCCTTGATGGTTCTGCGATAGGTGAATTTATCAGCTCACCGACAGTTATTGAACAGAAAAGCATTTATGAATTGAATGCATATGGGTCTGCCATGGCTCCATTGTTTATGAATTTGACATTTTGGATTGGCGGCTTCATGCTCCTAGTAATCTTAAGGCAGGAAGTTGACGATGAAGGTGTTGAAAATTTAACGATTAAACAGCGCTATATTTCGAGATGGCTCCTTCTGTGCTTCTTTGCGATTTTACAAGCAGTCGTTTGCGTTTCTGGCGTTCTTCTGTTGGGAGTTCAAACTACAAGCGCATTCCTTTTTTATCTCATGGGTTGTTTTGCTTCAGTAGCCTATCTAAGCCTCATGTTTATGCTTTCAACGACTTTGCAACACATTGGCAAAGGGCTTTGCGTTTTGCTTGCATTCTTGCAAATTCCAGGAGCAACGGGTCTTTATCCAATAGAAATGACAACTCCTTTTTTTCAAGGGATTTATCCTTTCTTCCCATTCACATATGGAATTAATGGGTTGCGAGAGACAATCTGCGGGCTTTATGGGAACACATATGCAATCTGTGCTGTTGTCCTTTTAGCAATTATGGCGATTAGTGTTTTAATTGGTCTTTATTTGCGTCCCTATTTAACGAATTTCAACAAATTGTTCGCCAAGGAAGTTCAAGAAGGAGGGCTCTTTGTTGGTGAAGAAATTGAAATTCCAACGCAACGTTTCAGGCTTTCGCAGCTAATTGGCTATCTCTCTAATCGAGAAGAATATAGAACGGGGCTCATGAACCGTGCTAGAAAATTTGTGAATCGTTATTCTTCGTTTAAAAAATATGTTCTTGCAATTGGGGTTATTGCTTCAATCGCCATTGCTGTTCTTTTTTCAAGACTTCCGATGGAATCGAAGCCAACAGTTTTAACTATTTGGCTGGTTTGTCTTGTAGTGCTAATGATAGTTGCAGTGGGCGTTGAGCATGCTCATGACTCAATAGAGCGCCAGTTGAATCTCGATGGAATGAGTGATGAGGAGCTTCGTGGTTTGATTGGCGAACGCAATAAGGTTGGTAAGACCACATCCGAAATTTTTTCTGGTCAAAAATCTGGCGAGGGTCACAAGTTATTTAAAGATTTAAATGACAAGCATCAGAGAGATTTAGAAGCACAAAAGACCATTGGGAATGTGAGTACAGTAAAAAATGGCAGGCATTGGTCTCCTGGATCCAAACCCAATGATGACAATGAAAAGAAGAGTAATCAAAACTAA
- a CDS encoding YhgE/Pip domain-containing protein, which produces MRNIWKIFKSDLKALNQNVISVILTVGLVIMPSMFVWYNVLACWDVFGHTGNLKVAVANTDEGYKSDLLPIEVNVGNEVVNALRGNDQMKWVFTSEENAIDGAAGGRYYAALVIPKSFSQEMLTFYSSDAERAPILYYSNEKKSAVAPKVTSQGADEISYQVNKVFASTLSEVTINLLNSAIDLTDDETTADNMSKLLTRISDASDSMKQQATLLSSFIDLVSASQDLVRSSKTLLDETKDSVKELNSDFDGSDETIYTLASALETTTDSLTQSINSIISNYQNTADSIDSAFDSGNSTAEDVAKSLTSKADRMDSLADSYEKVIDSLQAIKDKLPAEQQPAFDQFVQVLQSSIDFQRTAADTMRSSAEDVRSSNSAVQAKHDEIKSVVDTAVSSLRDVETTYNSDFKPKLEEVTSSVAAVSSKLQTNYEKLNNMEDALSSSMTDAGSKLVSAKTAVESAASGLNEASDKLTSMHDKLVSAMESGGIQEVKEIIGNNPSLLAENISAPVGIERVAEFPVSSFGAAMSPLYATLGLWVGCLLSVVLIKVNPSAQTISSCKCKPRLCEMFLGRFGVFAVVALLQSTVISLGNLFFLGIQVSNPFLYVLCFWVAGLVFQFIMYTLVATFGNVGKAIAVLLLIFQVTGAGGSFPLQLLPEYATAINPFLPASYVVNAMRASMTGLYQFDYWIYLGKLLLFLLPMALIGLVFRRPFVKANDKFVELVEKSKLI; this is translated from the coding sequence ATGCGCAACATTTGGAAAATATTCAAATCTGATTTAAAGGCGTTAAACCAAAACGTCATCAGTGTCATTTTGACTGTGGGTCTTGTGATTATGCCTTCTATGTTCGTTTGGTATAACGTTTTGGCTTGCTGGGATGTTTTTGGTCACACTGGTAATCTAAAGGTTGCAGTTGCGAACACCGATGAAGGATACAAAAGTGATTTGTTGCCAATTGAAGTGAACGTTGGAAATGAAGTCGTTAATGCTCTGCGCGGAAACGATCAAATGAAGTGGGTTTTTACAAGTGAAGAGAATGCAATCGATGGCGCTGCGGGTGGACGTTACTATGCTGCTCTAGTTATTCCAAAATCATTTAGTCAAGAAATGTTAACTTTTTACTCAAGCGATGCTGAGCGTGCTCCGATTCTTTACTATTCAAACGAGAAAAAAAGTGCTGTAGCACCCAAAGTTACCTCTCAAGGTGCTGACGAAATTTCATATCAAGTAAATAAAGTCTTCGCTAGCACTTTAAGTGAAGTGACAATTAATCTTCTCAACTCTGCGATAGATCTCACCGATGATGAGACGACAGCCGATAATATGTCAAAGCTTCTAACGAGAATTTCTGACGCGTCAGACAGCATGAAACAGCAAGCTACGTTACTTTCAAGTTTTATCGATTTGGTTAGTGCTTCGCAAGATTTAGTTCGTAGTTCTAAAACGCTTTTAGACGAAACTAAAGATTCTGTAAAAGAACTTAACTCCGATTTTGATGGGAGTGATGAAACAATTTACACGCTTGCCTCAGCTTTAGAAACCACTACAGATTCGCTCACCCAATCAATCAATTCGATCATTTCTAACTACCAAAACACTGCCGATTCAATCGATTCAGCTTTTGATAGCGGAAACTCTACAGCAGAGGACGTTGCAAAAAGCTTGACATCAAAAGCCGACAGAATGGATAGTCTTGCAGATTCCTATGAGAAAGTCATTGATTCACTCCAAGCTATTAAAGACAAACTCCCCGCTGAGCAACAACCTGCTTTTGATCAGTTTGTTCAAGTTTTGCAAAGTAGCATCGATTTTCAAAGAACTGCTGCTGACACCATGCGATCTTCTGCCGAAGATGTTCGAAGTTCTAACTCAGCCGTGCAAGCGAAGCATGATGAAATTAAGTCGGTCGTAGACACAGCTGTTTCTTCACTAAGGGATGTTGAGACAACCTATAACTCAGACTTCAAGCCAAAACTAGAAGAGGTTACTTCCAGCGTAGCCGCGGTTTCTTCAAAGTTGCAAACGAATTATGAGAAGTTAAACAACATGGAAGATGCGCTTTCGAGTTCAATGACAGATGCTGGTTCAAAACTTGTGAGTGCTAAAACAGCAGTCGAAAGTGCTGCGAGCGGGTTAAATGAAGCATCTGACAAGTTGACTTCAATGCACGATAAATTAGTGAGTGCAATGGAATCTGGCGGGATTCAGGAAGTAAAAGAGATTATTGGCAACAATCCAAGTCTTTTAGCGGAAAACATCTCGGCACCAGTTGGGATTGAGCGCGTTGCTGAATTCCCAGTTTCAAGCTTCGGGGCAGCAATGTCTCCACTTTATGCAACACTTGGCCTTTGGGTTGGATGTCTTCTTTCTGTCGTGCTAATCAAGGTTAATCCTTCTGCACAAACGATTAGTTCATGCAAGTGCAAGCCACGTTTATGTGAAATGTTCCTTGGACGCTTTGGAGTGTTTGCTGTGGTTGCACTTCTTCAGTCGACAGTGATTTCTCTTGGCAATTTGTTTTTTCTTGGCATTCAAGTTTCCAATCCATTTCTCTATGTCTTGTGTTTTTGGGTCGCGGGGCTAGTGTTTCAGTTCATTATGTACACGCTCGTTGCTACGTTTGGAAACGTTGGCAAAGCAATTGCAGTTTTGTTGTTGATTTTCCAAGTCACAGGAGCGGGCGGGTCATTCCCATTACAGCTGTTGCCTGAATATGCAACTGCCATTAATCCGTTCTTGCCAGCTTCATATGTCGTTAATGCTATGCGCGCCTCGATGACTGGTCTATATCAATTTGATTATTGGATTTATCTTGGCAAGTTGCTTTTGTTCTTATTGCCAATGGCGTTAATCGGGCTTGTCTTTCGACGTCCATTCGTCAAAGCTAACGATAAATTCGTTGAATTGGTTGAAAAGTCAAAGCTAATTTAA
- a CDS encoding bifunctional 2-polyprenyl-6-hydroxyphenol methylase/3-demethylubiquinol 3-O-methyltransferase UbiG gives MNKQSQKKCIELTSSFYSETASSFSETRDHPWCGWQRVLSSIQLPVHTRVLDVACGNMRFEKFLHNEGISVEEILCLDNCSDLKPCDLPNKTRFLNIDLSCDEAFDSLPKKFFDLVVSFGFFHHIPAHPQRKDFLSKLIDATKPGGYIAVSFWQFMKDQRIANKAQTITPLVAQMHSISLDHDDYFLSWKNRDDVFRYCHNFSDEEIQSFSEQFSDKVTLVSDFSEDGKCHNLNRYLTFQRKASACLN, from the coding sequence ATGAATAAACAATCACAAAAAAAATGCATAGAACTAACCTCATCGTTTTATTCTGAAACTGCTTCCTCATTTTCGGAGACTAGGGATCATCCTTGGTGCGGCTGGCAGAGAGTTCTTTCTTCTATTCAGCTCCCCGTGCACACGCGTGTGCTAGATGTTGCCTGTGGAAACATGAGATTTGAAAAGTTCTTGCACAATGAGGGCATCTCAGTTGAGGAGATTTTGTGCCTCGACAACTGTTCTGACCTGAAGCCTTGTGACCTTCCAAACAAAACAAGGTTTTTAAACATAGACTTGTCGTGTGATGAAGCATTCGATTCTTTACCCAAAAAATTCTTCGATCTTGTGGTTTCGTTTGGTTTTTTTCATCACATTCCCGCTCATCCACAACGAAAAGACTTTTTGTCTAAGTTGATAGATGCTACAAAACCAGGTGGCTACATCGCTGTTTCTTTCTGGCAGTTTATGAAAGATCAAAGAATTGCGAATAAGGCACAAACCATCACTCCGCTAGTTGCCCAAATGCACTCAATTTCGCTTGACCATGACGATTATTTCCTATCTTGGAAAAATCGAGACGATGTTTTTAGATATTGCCACAATTTCTCAGACGAAGAGATTCAGTCATTTTCAGAGCAGTTTTCAGATAAAGTGACTCTAGTTTCTGATTTTTCGGAAGATGGAAAATGTCACAATTTGAATCGCTATTTGACATTTCAGAGAAAGGCTAGCGCATGTTTGAACTAA
- the queD gene encoding 6-carboxytetrahydropterin synthase QueD yields the protein MFELTTDAYFDSAHFLADYHGKCENLHGHRWKVTVGILGDLGTRGTERDMVCDFGSFKKTVRRIVEQFDHTFLIEEGTLKPVTISALESEGFSLKILPFRTTAENLARYFFDALEEEGLSVSFVEVAETPNNRARYSA from the coding sequence ATGTTTGAACTAACGACCGATGCCTATTTTGACTCCGCGCATTTTCTTGCTGATTATCATGGAAAGTGTGAAAACCTGCATGGTCATCGTTGGAAGGTGACAGTGGGAATTTTGGGTGATTTGGGGACGAGAGGAACAGAGCGTGACATGGTTTGCGATTTTGGGTCTTTTAAAAAAACTGTTCGTCGCATCGTGGAGCAGTTTGATCACACATTTCTCATAGAGGAAGGCACGCTAAAGCCTGTAACTATTTCTGCTTTGGAAAGCGAAGGCTTTTCTTTAAAGATATTGCCCTTTCGCACCACCGCAGAAAACCTTGCTCGCTACTTTTTTGATGCATTGGAAGAAGAGGGGCTCAGTGTTTCGTTTGTTGAAGTTGCCGAAACTCCCAACAATAGAGCACGATATTCAGCATAG
- a CDS encoding phosphatase PAP2 family protein: protein MELLRNKQSKKKLTGLEIANNALVLVGIIAFVVLVFYCIVTDVWLAVKIVVVCTVSFVAVTIFRKILNVQRPQVEGAIYDKKTGESFPSRHTFSMMMIGLSWLNVNFLAGMIICGLTFVLGGIRIAMGAHKMGDIYGAILIAITCAVAGYFFL, encoded by the coding sequence ATGGAATTATTAAGAAACAAACAATCAAAGAAGAAATTAACTGGACTCGAGATTGCAAATAATGCACTGGTTTTAGTTGGCATTATCGCGTTTGTGGTGCTTGTTTTTTATTGCATTGTCACAGATGTTTGGCTAGCTGTAAAAATAGTTGTCGTCTGCACAGTTTCTTTTGTTGCGGTGACAATCTTCCGAAAGATATTGAATGTCCAAAGACCGCAAGTCGAGGGTGCAATTTATGACAAAAAAACTGGTGAGTCGTTTCCAAGCCGACACACTTTTTCGATGATGATGATTGGTCTTTCTTGGTTAAATGTAAATTTTTTGGCAGGAATGATTATCTGTGGTTTGACTTTCGTTCTGGGGGGAATTCGCATAGCGATGGGAGCACATAAAATGGGAGATATTTATGGCGCTATTCTTATCGCGATAACATGTGCTGTGGCTGGTTACTTTTTTCTTTGA
- a CDS encoding GrdX family protein, with protein sequence MKFKIVTNNPMVRDHYQDDFEVMFLDCSIKEVMQTVRDLCAEGYQLLTHPLSGSVKPGETPYKSVLISQQKGQTDADGFRLAESAMSACDKFSQMHKEWSPSVLDDFQLVDYTLISSGIESAVA encoded by the coding sequence ATGAAGTTCAAAATCGTTACAAACAATCCGATGGTTCGCGACCATTATCAGGATGATTTTGAAGTTATGTTTCTTGATTGTTCCATTAAAGAAGTTATGCAGACCGTGCGCGATTTGTGCGCTGAGGGTTATCAATTGCTAACTCATCCTCTAAGTGGAAGCGTTAAACCTGGTGAGACACCTTATAAATCGGTGTTGATATCACAGCAAAAAGGCCAGACTGACGCTGACGGATTTAGGCTAGCCGAGAGTGCGATGAGTGCATGTGATAAATTCTCGCAGATGCACAAAGAGTGGAGTCCGAGTGTACTCGATGATTTTCAACTCGTCGATTACACGCTAATTAGCAGCGGCATCGAAAGTGCAGTTGCTTAG
- a CDS encoding glycine/sarcosine/betaine reductase component B subunit: MKLEMGYIHINDVVLGNESKIENGVLTVDVQAIKDLILEDEHLKDVSLDVAHPGESTRITPVKDVIEPRVKVDGPGGIFPGVISKVDTVGSGKTYALKGMSVMTAGKIVGFQEGIIDMSGPGADYTPFSKLINLVLVIEPVEGIKQHQYEQAVRFAGFKTATYIGELARELTPDETRVYETPTLMEGAKMYPDLPRVAYVQMLQSQGLLHDTYVYGVDAKQIVPTILYPTEIMDGAIVSGNCVSACDKNPTYVHMNNPVVHDLYDQHGKTINFVGHIITNENVYLADKMRSSDWTAKLCRYLDLDGIVLSQEGFGNPDTDLIMNAKKIETVGVKTVIITDEYAGRDGKSQSLADADPLANAVVTGGNANQLITLPKMDKVIGTLEYVTKIAGGSDQTVQADGSLEVEIQAITGATNETGFNLLSAR; this comes from the coding sequence TTGAAGTTAGAGATGGGGTACATTCACATTAATGACGTCGTTTTGGGGAACGAGTCAAAAATTGAGAATGGCGTTCTCACAGTTGACGTTCAGGCCATCAAAGATCTCATCCTGGAAGATGAGCATCTGAAAGATGTCAGCCTTGATGTTGCACATCCTGGAGAGTCAACCAGAATCACGCCAGTTAAGGATGTAATTGAGCCTCGCGTAAAGGTTGATGGACCAGGCGGAATCTTCCCTGGTGTTATCTCAAAAGTTGATACAGTTGGTAGTGGAAAAACATATGCTCTTAAAGGCATGAGCGTAATGACAGCTGGCAAAATTGTTGGTTTCCAAGAGGGAATCATCGACATGAGCGGCCCAGGTGCAGATTACACACCTTTCTCAAAGCTCATCAATCTTGTTCTTGTAATTGAGCCAGTTGAGGGAATTAAACAGCATCAATATGAGCAGGCAGTGCGTTTCGCTGGATTTAAGACAGCAACATATATTGGTGAACTTGCACGTGAACTCACTCCTGATGAGACACGCGTTTATGAGACACCAACACTCATGGAAGGCGCAAAGATGTATCCAGATCTTCCACGTGTTGCTTATGTACAAATGCTCCAGTCACAGGGTCTTCTACATGACACCTATGTTTATGGCGTAGACGCAAAGCAAATCGTCCCAACAATCCTCTATCCAACCGAGATTATGGATGGCGCAATCGTATCTGGCAACTGTGTGTCAGCTTGCGATAAGAACCCAACATATGTTCACATGAACAACCCAGTTGTGCATGACCTCTATGATCAGCATGGCAAAACAATTAACTTCGTTGGCCACATCATCACAAACGAGAATGTTTATTTGGCTGACAAAATGCGTTCTAGCGACTGGACAGCTAAACTTTGCCGTTATCTCGATCTTGATGGCATTGTTCTTTCACAGGAAGGCTTCGGCAATCCAGACACTGACCTCATCATGAACGCAAAGAAGATTGAAACTGTTGGCGTAAAGACAGTAATCATCACTGACGAATATGCTGGACGTGATGGAAAATCGCAATCTCTTGCTGACGCTGACCCTCTGGCAAACGCTGTTGTTACTGGCGGCAACGCTAATCAGCTCATTACTCTTCCAAAGATGGACAAAGTTATTGGAACACTCGAATATGTAACAAAGATTGCTGGTGGTTCTGACCAAACTGTCCAGGCTGACGGTTCTTTGGAAGTTGAGATTCAAGCAATTACAGGCGCAACCAATGAGACAGGCTTCAACCTGTTGAGCGCAAGATAA
- the grdB gene encoding glycine reductase complex selenoprotein B yields the protein MAELKAVHYINQFFANIGGEEKADIPVEFHDGEVMGPGMAFKAAFGDDMEIVSTIVCGDSYFAENIDAVKEQILAKVKELNPDVFIAGPAFNAGRYGVACGTIADAVKQELGIPVVSGMYEENPGADMFKTKIYIVPTKNSAAGMRDAVKYMAPLALKLARKEEIGVSSKEHYMPNGIRVNFFEEERGSKRAVDMLLKKLADKPFTTEYPMPTFDRVAPNPAVKDMKHAKIALCTSGGIVPKGNPDHIEASNATRYGEYDIAGVEDLTSDAWETAHGGYDPVYANEDPDRVLPVDVLRDMEKAGEIGELHHLFYTTVGNGTAVKSAAAFAKEYSKKLLADGVDAVIMTSTUGTCTRCGATMVKEIERAGIPVVHMCTVTPISMTVGANRIVPTIAIPHPLGDPSLDPDEEKALRRGLVEKAIKALETEVDDQTIFE from the coding sequence ATGGCTGAATTAAAGGCAGTACATTACATCAACCAGTTCTTCGCTAACATTGGTGGCGAGGAGAAAGCTGATATTCCAGTAGAATTCCATGATGGCGAGGTTATGGGACCTGGCATGGCATTCAAGGCAGCTTTTGGCGACGACATGGAAATCGTTTCAACAATTGTTTGTGGCGACTCCTACTTCGCTGAGAACATCGATGCAGTAAAAGAGCAGATTCTTGCTAAAGTTAAGGAACTTAACCCAGACGTATTCATCGCAGGCCCTGCATTTAACGCAGGTCGTTATGGCGTAGCTTGCGGCACTATTGCAGATGCTGTTAAGCAAGAGCTTGGCATTCCAGTCGTTTCAGGCATGTATGAGGAGAATCCTGGCGCTGATATGTTCAAGACAAAAATCTACATTGTTCCAACAAAGAACAGTGCTGCTGGCATGCGTGATGCTGTTAAATACATGGCACCTCTTGCTCTCAAACTTGCTCGCAAAGAGGAAATTGGCGTTTCGAGCAAAGAACACTACATGCCAAATGGCATTCGCGTAAACTTCTTCGAGGAAGAGCGTGGATCAAAGCGTGCAGTTGACATGCTGTTGAAAAAACTTGCTGACAAGCCATTTACTACTGAATATCCAATGCCTACATTTGACCGCGTTGCGCCAAATCCTGCAGTTAAGGATATGAAGCATGCAAAGATTGCTCTCTGCACTTCAGGTGGCATCGTACCAAAAGGTAATCCAGATCACATTGAAGCATCAAATGCTACTCGTTATGGTGAGTATGACATCGCTGGTGTAGAAGATCTCACTTCTGATGCATGGGAGACAGCACACGGTGGCTATGACCCTGTTTATGCAAATGAGGATCCTGATCGTGTTCTCCCTGTTGACGTTTTGCGCGACATGGAAAAAGCTGGAGAAATTGGTGAACTTCATCACCTTTTCTACACTACAGTTGGCAACGGAACCGCTGTCAAATCAGCTGCTGCATTTGCCAAAGAATACAGCAAAAAACTGCTCGCTGATGGTGTCGATGCTGTTATAATGACTTCAACTTGAGGTACTTGCACTCGTTGCGGTGCAACGATGGTTAAAGAAATTGAACGTGCTGGAATCCCAGTTGTTCACATGTGCACAGTTACCCCAATTTCGATGACTGTTGGTGCGAACAGAATCGTGCCTACAATCGCGATTCCTCATCCATTGGGTGATCCTTCACTCGATCCTGATGAGGAGAAGGCACTGCGTCGTGGACTGGTAGAAAAAGCTATCAAAGCTCTTGAAACCGAGGTTGACGACCAAACAATTTTTGAGTAA
- the trxB gene encoding thioredoxin-disulfide reductase yields the protein MSKVYDVIILGGGPAGLAAGLYCGRSCLDTLLIERGQDGGQIAITDDIENYPGQEVEGESGPSLIKRFTEQVAKFGAERLSANVTKVDFSGETKKFYCGDDCYEAKAAIVAPGAFPKPIGCKGEGDYVGKGVSYCATCDANFFEDFEVFVVGGGDSAVEEAMYLTKFARKVHLIHRRDELRAAKSIQEKAFANEKLDIMWNTVVKEIGGEPFLNWMIVEDTVTGEQRKIEADEEDGLFGLFGFVGFCPRSDLFEGILDIENGYILTDDNMKTNIPGVFAAGDVRKKPLRQVVTAASDGAIAATQAEKYLNEIA from the coding sequence TTGAGCAAGGTTTATGACGTTATCATTTTGGGTGGTGGTCCTGCTGGACTGGCTGCAGGTCTTTATTGCGGTCGTAGCTGCCTAGACACTCTCTTGATTGAGCGTGGGCAAGATGGTGGCCAAATTGCAATCACAGACGACATTGAGAACTACCCTGGCCAAGAGGTTGAGGGCGAGAGTGGTCCAAGCCTTATCAAACGCTTCACAGAGCAAGTAGCTAAGTTTGGAGCCGAAAGACTTTCTGCAAACGTTACTAAAGTTGACTTCAGCGGAGAGACAAAGAAGTTCTATTGTGGTGATGACTGTTATGAGGCAAAAGCAGCAATCGTTGCTCCAGGTGCTTTCCCTAAACCAATTGGTTGCAAAGGCGAAGGCGACTATGTAGGAAAAGGCGTTTCCTATTGCGCAACTTGCGACGCAAACTTCTTCGAAGATTTCGAGGTCTTTGTTGTCGGTGGTGGAGACAGTGCTGTTGAAGAGGCAATGTATCTCACTAAATTTGCTCGTAAGGTACATTTGATTCATCGTCGTGATGAGCTTCGCGCTGCAAAATCTATTCAAGAAAAGGCATTCGCTAATGAAAAACTTGATATAATGTGGAACACTGTTGTCAAGGAAATCGGCGGCGAACCATTCCTCAACTGGATGATTGTAGAAGATACAGTCACTGGTGAGCAAAGAAAGATTGAAGCGGACGAAGAAGACGGCCTGTTTGGTCTCTTTGGATTTGTCGGCTTCTGCCCAAGAAGTGACCTCTTCGAGGGAATTCTCGACATCGAGAATGGCTACATCCTCACCGATGACAACATGAAGACGAACATTCCTGGTGTTTTTGCAGCAGGTGACGTTCGCAAGAAGCCACTCCGTCAGGTAGTTACAGCTGCTTCGGATGGCGCAATTGCAGCAACTCAGGCAGAGAAATACCTGAACGAGATTGCTTAA